In Acidimicrobiia bacterium, a genomic segment contains:
- a CDS encoding neprosin family prolyl endopeptidase, producing the protein MGPQAFASSSRPTARRAFTTFDEFRAELGHATYAPAAPRGRVVASATAFAQMRTYLQALYRGVDVRRSFVTDGSYFDCVTIASQPSARGRAIAPTPAPMPGASTAHSKLWTTEGTDARGAVVSCAAGTVPMQRTTLDQMARYTSVRAFLSRGKAPRAAVDASTYRYAHAFQLVKNFGALSTISVWNPKLPPAVGGDDHSLSQQWVTGGSGSNLQTAEAGWTKDLGFSPKKPILFVYFTADGYNHTGCYNLTCGAFVQTDNSVGIGAPVKPCCSTPTVDDHFAQYWFLTGGRWWLNINDTYIGYFPTSVYNGGQMSKNATEVDFGGEVNASVTSAPWPAMGSGKFAKAGVHKAAYQSGIEYITPKGQYHATALTPSATSTCYTIKYTRAAGATPSFFYYGGPGGAEGVC; encoded by the coding sequence GTGGGTCCGCAGGCGTTCGCGTCGTCGTCGCGGCCAACGGCCAGGCGCGCGTTCACGACGTTCGACGAGTTCCGCGCCGAGCTCGGTCACGCGACCTACGCGCCAGCCGCGCCGCGCGGCCGGGTCGTCGCCTCGGCGACGGCGTTCGCGCAGATGCGCACCTACCTGCAAGCGCTCTACCGCGGCGTCGACGTGCGCCGGTCGTTCGTCACCGACGGCTCGTACTTCGACTGTGTCACGATCGCCAGCCAGCCCTCGGCGCGCGGGCGCGCGATCGCGCCGACGCCCGCGCCCATGCCGGGCGCATCCACCGCTCACTCGAAGCTCTGGACAACCGAGGGAACCGACGCACGGGGTGCAGTGGTCTCCTGCGCGGCCGGCACGGTGCCGATGCAACGCACGACGCTCGACCAGATGGCGCGCTACACGAGCGTGCGCGCGTTCCTGTCGCGCGGCAAGGCCCCCCGCGCCGCCGTCGACGCCAGCACCTACCGCTACGCGCACGCGTTTCAGCTCGTGAAGAACTTCGGCGCGCTGTCGACCATCAGCGTCTGGAACCCGAAGCTGCCTCCGGCCGTCGGTGGCGACGACCACAGCCTGTCGCAGCAGTGGGTCACCGGAGGATCGGGTTCGAACCTGCAAACCGCGGAAGCGGGATGGACGAAAGACCTCGGGTTCTCTCCGAAGAAGCCCATCCTCTTCGTCTACTTCACCGCCGACGGCTACAACCACACCGGCTGTTACAACCTGACCTGCGGCGCGTTCGTGCAGACGGACAACAGCGTCGGTATCGGTGCTCCGGTGAAGCCGTGCTGCAGCACGCCGACCGTCGACGACCACTTCGCTCAGTACTGGTTCCTCACCGGCGGCAGGTGGTGGCTCAACATCAACGACACGTACATCGGCTATTTCCCGACGTCGGTCTACAACGGCGGGCAGATGTCGAAGAACGCGACCGAGGTCGACTTCGGCGGTGAGGTGAACGCCAGCGTCACATCGGCACCGTGGCCGGCGATGGGCAGCGGCAAGTTCGCGAAGGCCGGCGTGCACAAGGCCGCGTACCAGAGCGGGATCGAGTACATCACGCCGAAAGGCCAATACCACGCGACGGCGTTGACCCCGAGCGCGACCTCGACGTGTTACACGATCAAGTACACGCGTGCGGCGGGCGCAACGCCGTCGTTCTTCTATTACGGCGGACCGGGCGGCGCGGAGGGCGTCTGCTAG
- a CDS encoding AAA family ATPase, with protein MPAPFVTPEMVGRTKELARLAAAQERSASGDPAVVLVGGEAGVGKTRLVHEAAARAAADGARVLTGSSVELAGEGLPFAPLADALRDLVRTTEAQHLDALLGTARRDLSRVLFELAPAPGPNDRHDDGSDAVGTGRLFELLLGLLERLADERPLVLVIEDLHWADRSTLDFLSFLVRSVRGSRFLLVATYRADEIDRRHALRPLLAELERHRIVEHLPLERFGRDDVAAQLASMLGHAAEGQLLDDVIERSGGNAFLVEEVIGVIQSGDRRGLSPHLRDVLLARVERLSEPTQRVLQLLAVGGRRVSHRLITVVSGLDEAELEARLREAVEQHVLAVDDAGAFAFRHALVEDAIYDDLLPGTRARVHTAYADTLVADPSLADAGSVASAIALHRFAAHDLPRALDAAMLATREARQAYAVADAAAHVSRALEIWDAVPDAAAVAGTDHVGLLELASDVEATAGYLDRAVKLATETIEELGSEGDAIRRALALERRARVLRERDRETALGDLETAQRLVPDAGPVRAQVLGTLASVMQYWEGATDRVIAVAHDAVDAARAAGEPQLLVIPLITLGTTPRTLADMEQAIAWLQEAAALAESLGEYDSALRAAVNLAHVFEVAGNGAAAVDIARRGLEQAREVGLLRSRGSYLAANLAESLTWLGQWDEAERVMQDALARTDVSEIWLRLNLVELVLARDGAEAAAEQITAMRALLGLDWQPSQEYVQICALRAEVARLFGRLDEARAFAREGFTIENCEGTRYGWELLRVAVRVEADLAQQARDERRVDDGTSAQQIDALRAMIARLPDFPAAVAEGHLATAELTRAVGTPEPSAWQTAADAWLETHQPFPQAYSLFRLGEALVESDRAPDAVAALKEAATIADALGATPLQEEIAALSKRARLVVTIAPAADSEGGDADGSAANAAERLGLTPRESEVLRLVAEGRSNGEIADALFISRKTASVHVSNILAKLGVARRTDAAAIAHRLRLF; from the coding sequence ATGCCGGCACCGTTCGTCACACCCGAGATGGTGGGACGCACCAAGGAGCTCGCACGGCTCGCGGCCGCGCAGGAGCGCAGCGCGAGCGGAGATCCCGCGGTGGTGCTCGTGGGAGGCGAGGCCGGTGTCGGCAAGACCCGGCTCGTGCACGAGGCCGCGGCACGCGCCGCGGCCGACGGTGCACGCGTGCTCACCGGGTCGAGCGTGGAGCTCGCGGGCGAGGGCCTGCCCTTCGCGCCGCTCGCCGACGCGTTGCGCGATCTCGTGCGCACGACCGAGGCGCAGCATCTCGACGCGTTGCTCGGCACCGCGCGCCGCGACTTGTCGCGCGTGCTCTTCGAGCTCGCGCCCGCGCCCGGCCCGAACGATCGTCACGACGACGGATCCGACGCGGTCGGTACCGGGCGTCTGTTCGAGTTGCTGCTCGGACTGCTGGAACGGCTCGCCGACGAGCGCCCGCTCGTGCTCGTCATCGAGGATCTGCACTGGGCCGACCGCTCGACGCTCGACTTCCTGAGCTTCCTCGTCCGCTCGGTGCGCGGCTCGCGATTCCTGCTCGTCGCGACGTACCGCGCCGACGAGATCGACCGCCGGCATGCGCTGCGTCCGCTGCTCGCCGAGCTCGAGCGCCACCGCATCGTCGAGCATCTGCCGCTCGAGCGCTTCGGACGCGACGACGTCGCCGCGCAGCTCGCGAGCATGCTCGGGCACGCGGCCGAAGGTCAGCTGCTCGACGACGTGATCGAGCGCTCCGGCGGCAACGCGTTCCTCGTCGAAGAAGTCATCGGGGTCATCCAGTCGGGCGACCGCCGCGGGCTGTCACCGCACCTGCGCGACGTCCTGCTCGCGCGCGTCGAGCGGCTCAGTGAGCCGACGCAGCGCGTGCTCCAGCTGCTCGCCGTCGGCGGCCGGCGTGTCTCGCATCGGTTGATCACCGTCGTGAGCGGTCTCGACGAAGCGGAGTTGGAGGCGCGACTGCGCGAAGCGGTCGAGCAGCACGTGCTCGCGGTCGACGACGCCGGCGCATTCGCGTTCCGTCACGCGTTGGTCGAGGACGCGATCTACGACGACCTCCTACCGGGTACCCGCGCGCGCGTGCACACCGCGTACGCCGACACGCTCGTCGCCGACCCGTCGCTCGCGGACGCGGGCTCGGTCGCGAGCGCGATCGCACTCCACCGGTTCGCGGCACACGATCTCCCGCGCGCGCTCGACGCCGCGATGCTCGCGACGCGCGAGGCACGGCAGGCGTACGCGGTCGCCGACGCTGCCGCGCACGTCAGTCGCGCGCTCGAGATCTGGGACGCGGTGCCCGACGCCGCCGCGGTGGCGGGCACGGACCACGTCGGTCTGCTCGAGCTCGCGAGCGACGTCGAGGCGACGGCCGGCTACCTCGACCGCGCGGTCAAGCTCGCGACCGAGACCATCGAAGAGCTCGGTTCGGAAGGCGACGCGATTCGCAGGGCGCTCGCGCTCGAGCGTCGAGCTCGAGTGCTGCGCGAGCGCGACCGCGAGACCGCGCTCGGCGACCTCGAAACCGCGCAGCGCCTCGTGCCCGACGCGGGTCCGGTACGCGCGCAGGTGCTCGGCACGCTGGCGAGCGTGATGCAGTACTGGGAGGGCGCGACAGACCGCGTCATCGCGGTTGCTCACGACGCGGTCGACGCCGCGCGTGCAGCCGGCGAACCCCAGCTCCTCGTGATCCCGCTCATCACGCTCGGCACGACACCCCGAACGCTCGCCGACATGGAGCAGGCGATCGCGTGGTTGCAGGAAGCGGCCGCGCTGGCGGAGTCGCTCGGCGAGTACGACAGCGCGTTGCGCGCGGCGGTCAACCTCGCGCACGTCTTCGAGGTCGCCGGGAACGGCGCAGCGGCCGTCGACATCGCGCGCCGAGGACTCGAGCAGGCGCGTGAGGTCGGTCTGCTCCGGAGCCGTGGCTCGTACCTCGCGGCGAACCTCGCGGAGTCGCTCACGTGGCTCGGCCAATGGGACGAAGCCGAGCGTGTCATGCAGGACGCGCTCGCGCGAACCGACGTCAGCGAGATCTGGCTCCGGCTCAACCTCGTCGAGCTGGTCCTCGCCCGCGATGGAGCCGAAGCGGCCGCCGAGCAGATCACGGCGATGCGGGCGCTGCTCGGCCTCGACTGGCAGCCGTCGCAGGAGTACGTGCAGATCTGCGCGCTGCGCGCCGAGGTCGCGCGGCTCTTCGGCCGGCTCGACGAGGCGCGCGCGTTCGCGCGTGAAGGGTTCACGATCGAGAACTGCGAGGGCACGCGCTACGGATGGGAGCTCCTGCGCGTCGCCGTCCGCGTCGAAGCCGACCTCGCGCAGCAGGCTCGCGACGAACGCCGCGTCGACGACGGCACGTCTGCACAACAGATCGATGCGCTGCGCGCGATGATCGCACGCCTCCCCGACTTCCCGGCCGCCGTGGCCGAAGGGCACCTCGCGACGGCGGAGCTCACCCGCGCGGTTGGCACGCCCGAGCCCTCGGCCTGGCAGACGGCGGCCGACGCGTGGCTCGAGACGCACCAGCCGTTCCCGCAGGCGTACAGCCTGTTCCGACTCGGCGAAGCACTGGTCGAGTCGGATCGCGCGCCCGACGCGGTCGCCGCGCTGAAGGAAGCGGCGACGATCGCCGACGCGCTCGGCGCGACGCCGCTGCAAGAGGAGATCGCCGCGCTGTCGAAGCGCGCGCGACTCGTCGTCACGATCGCGCCCGCTGCTGATTCAGAGGGCGGTGACGCGGACGGCTCGGCTGCGAACGCGGCGGAACGCCTCGGGCTCACGCCGCGCGAGTCGGAGGTGCTGCGGCTCGTCGCGGAAGGCCGCTCGAACGGCGAGATCGCGGACGCGCTCTTCATCAGCCGCAAGACCGCGAGCGTGCACGTGTCGAACATCCTCGCCAAGCTCGGCGTCGCGCGCCGCACCGACGCCGCCGCGATCGCGCACCGCCTGCGGCTCTTCTGA